The Anopheles merus strain MAF chromosome 2L, AmerM5.1, whole genome shotgun sequence genome has a segment encoding these proteins:
- the LOC121593771 gene encoding facilitated trehalose transporter Tret1 isoform X1, translating to MSTGGGGSGGGGGGGSGSGPMGRIVDKIKRTMTSEGGDEIRDPLQYGYQRVNTAEGSLSTSTTATSLDTIVLDTNAEDLASVPPRTLQHHQPQRTFSPILETDDTNPFLEPVEKAKSKSSLKSSRVSFDQEDDRFDEDENSFRKQREHFQKHKSHSTSEHKSQLIKELRHLLATDNRRQFQGKKHVSLDVKSAKVLEQLLKASSSSDDFEGQRKEFQERKHKSLDARHISFKFDKEPSPSSSDEDFEPSTSLLRIDADITKPVIIDLKDLDSSDEEDYISSRKHFQQSKSMSTDSRKSIRFLEMEMGTKEENMRTAVPFVRQITEEGKPKLEVYRPTTNPIYIWTQVLAALSVSLGSMVVGFSSAYTSPALVSMKDRNITSFEVTDQSGSWVGGIMPLAGLAGGILGGPMIEYLGRKNTILATATPFIISWLLIGCATHVAMVLVGRALSGLCVGIASLSLPVYLGETVQPEVRGTLGLLPTAFGNIGILLCFVAGKYLDWSGLAFLGAALPVPFLLLMFLIPETPRWYVSRNREDRARKALQWLRGRKADVEPELKGISKSHQDAERHASSSAMLDLLTKANLKPLLISLGLMFFQQLSGINAVIFYTVQIFQSAGSTIDEKLCTIIVGVVNFIATFIATVLIDRLGRKILLYISDVAMIITLMTLGTFFYMKNNGDDVSEIGWLPLAAFVVFVVGFSLGFGPIPWLMMGEILPGKIRGSAASVATAFNWSCTFVVTKTFADITASIGNHGAFWMFGSICIVGLLFVIVYVPETQGKSLEDIERKMMGRVRRMSSVANIKPLSFNM from the exons ATGAGTACCGGCGGCGGTGGTAGCggaggcggtggcggcggaggCAGCGGATCCGGCCCGATGGGGCGCATCGTCGACAAAATCAAGCGCACGATGACCAGCGAAGGAGGA GATGAGATTCGTGATCCACTGCAGTACGGTTATCAGCGCGTTAACACGGCTGAAGGATCGCTTTCCACCTCGACGACCGCAACCAGCCTGGACACGATCGTGCTCGACACGAACGCGGAAGATTTGGCGAGCGTGCCACCGCGCACCCTCCAGCATCATCAGCCCCAGCGCACCTTCAGCCCAATACTCGAGACTGACGATACGAACCCGTTCCTGGAGCCGGTCGAGAAAGCCAAATCTAAGTCCTCGCTCAAGAGCTCGCGCGTATCGTTCGACCAGGAGGACGACCGGTTCGATGAGGACGAGAACAGCTTCCGCAAGCAGCGGGAACACTTCCAGAAGCACAAAAGCCACAGCACATCCGAGCACAAGTCACAGCTAATCAAG GAATTACGGCACCTGCTAGCGACCGACAACAGACGGCAGTTCCAGGGCAAGAAGCATGTATCGCTCGACGTGAAGAGCGCGAAGGTGCTCGAGCAGCTGCTGAAGGCGTCCTCATCGTCGGACGATTTCGAGGGCCAGCGGAAGGAGTTCCAGGAGCGCAAACACAAGAGCCTCGATGCGCGACACATTTCGTTCAAGTTCGACAAGGAACCGTCGCCGTCGAGCAGCGACGAAGATTTTGAACCCTCCACCAGCCTGCTAAGGATCGATGCGGACATTACCAAGCCGGTCATCATTGACCTGAAG GATCTAGATTCGAGCGACGAGGAGGACTACATCAGCTCACGCAAACATTTCCAGCAGTCCAAGTCGATGAGTACCGACTCGCGGAAAAGCATTCGCTTTCTGGAGATGGAAATGGGCACGAAGGAGGAGAATATGCGCACCGCCGTCCCGTTCGTGCGACAGATCACCGAGGAGGGCAAACCGAAGCTGGAGGTGTACCGGCCAACGACAAATCCGATCTACATCTGGACACAG GTACTGGCCGCCCTGTCGGTGTCGCTCGGATCCATGGTCGTGGGATTTTCGTCCGCCTACACCTCACCCGCCCTGGTATCGATGAAGGATCGCAACATTACATCGTTCGAGGTGACGGACCAATCG GGCTCGTGGGTCGGTGGTATTATGCCGCTCGCCGGTTTGGCCGGTGGCATTCTCGGCGGGCCAATGATTGAGTATCTCGGGCGCAAGAACACCATCCTGGCGACGGCAACACCGTTCATCATTTCCTGGCTGCTGATCGGTTGCGCCACGCATGTCGCAATGGTTCTGGTTG GTCGTGCACTGTCTGGTTTGTGCGTCGGTATCGCTTCCCTCTCGCTTCCGGTCTATCTCGGCGAAACGGTACAGCCGGAGGTGCGCGGTACGCTCGGCCTGCTTCCCACCGCCTTCGGTAACATCGGCATCCTGCTGTGCTTCGTCGCGGGCAAATATCTGGACTGGTCGGGGCTGGCATTCCTCGGTGCAGCGCTCCCGGTACCGTTCCTGTTGCTGATGTTCCTCATTCCCGAGACGCCCCGCTGGTACGTGTCGCGCAACCGGGAGGATCGTGCACGAAAGGCGCTCCAGTGGCTGCGCGGTCGCAAGGCGGATGTGGAGCCGGAGCTGAAGGGCATCTCGAAATCGCACCAGGACGCGGAACGGCACGCCTCTAGCAGCGCCATGCTGGATCTGCTCACCAAGGCCAACCTGAAGCCGCTGCTCATTTCGCTCGGGCTGATGTTCTTCCAGCAGCTGTCCGGTATCAATGCGGTCATCTTCTACACGGTGCAGATCTTCCAGAGCGCCGGCTCGACGATCGACGAGAAGCTGTGCACGATCATCGTCGGTGTGGTGAACTTTATCGCCACCTTCATCGCGACCGTGCTGATCGATCGGCTCGGCCGCAAGATACTGCTGTACATCTCGGACGTGGCCATGATCATTACACTCATGACGCTCGGCACGTTCTTCTACATGAAGAACAACGGTGACGATGTGTCCGAGATCGGTTGGTTGCCGCTGGCCGCGTTCGTTGTGTTCGTCGTAGGCTTCTCGCTCGGGTTCGGCCCCATTCCGTGGCTGATGATGGGTGAGATTCTGCCGGGCAAGATTCGCGGTTCGGCCGCGTCCGTTGCGACGGCATTCAACTGGAGCTGCACGTTCGTGGTGACGAAGACGTTCGCTGACATTACCG CTTCCATCGGTAATCACGGTGCATTCTGGATGTTCGGTTCGATCTGTATCGTCGGTCTGCTGTTTGTGATCGTGTACGTGCCGGAGACGCAGGGCAAATCGCTCGAGGACATTGAGCGCAAGATGATGGGTCGCGTGCGGCGCATGAGCTCGGTGGCCAACATCAAGCCGCTGTCGTTCAACATGTAA
- the LOC121593771 gene encoding facilitated trehalose transporter Tret1 isoform X2, giving the protein MVKILMRADTHVSFSVPIEEPVAKCTFSQVLAALSVSLGSMVVGFSSAYTSPALVSMKDRNITSFEVTDQSGSWVGGIMPLAGLAGGILGGPMIEYLGRKNTILATATPFIISWLLIGCATHVAMVLVGRALSGLCVGIASLSLPVYLGETVQPEVRGTLGLLPTAFGNIGILLCFVAGKYLDWSGLAFLGAALPVPFLLLMFLIPETPRWYVSRNREDRARKALQWLRGRKADVEPELKGISKSHQDAERHASSSAMLDLLTKANLKPLLISLGLMFFQQLSGINAVIFYTVQIFQSAGSTIDEKLCTIIVGVVNFIATFIATVLIDRLGRKILLYISDVAMIITLMTLGTFFYMKNNGDDVSEIGWLPLAAFVVFVVGFSLGFGPIPWLMMGEILPGKIRGSAASVATAFNWSCTFVVTKTFADITASIGNHGAFWMFGSICIVGLLFVIVYVPETQGKSLEDIERKMMGRVRRMSSVANIKPLSFNM; this is encoded by the exons ATGGTGAAGATTTTGATGCGCGCCGACACCCATGTGTCGTTCTCGGTGCCCATCGAGGAGCCGGTCGCAAAGTGCACCTTCTCACAG GTACTGGCCGCCCTGTCGGTGTCGCTCGGATCCATGGTCGTGGGATTTTCGTCCGCCTACACCTCACCCGCCCTGGTATCGATGAAGGATCGCAACATTACATCGTTCGAGGTGACGGACCAATCG GGCTCGTGGGTCGGTGGTATTATGCCGCTCGCCGGTTTGGCCGGTGGCATTCTCGGCGGGCCAATGATTGAGTATCTCGGGCGCAAGAACACCATCCTGGCGACGGCAACACCGTTCATCATTTCCTGGCTGCTGATCGGTTGCGCCACGCATGTCGCAATGGTTCTGGTTG GTCGTGCACTGTCTGGTTTGTGCGTCGGTATCGCTTCCCTCTCGCTTCCGGTCTATCTCGGCGAAACGGTACAGCCGGAGGTGCGCGGTACGCTCGGCCTGCTTCCCACCGCCTTCGGTAACATCGGCATCCTGCTGTGCTTCGTCGCGGGCAAATATCTGGACTGGTCGGGGCTGGCATTCCTCGGTGCAGCGCTCCCGGTACCGTTCCTGTTGCTGATGTTCCTCATTCCCGAGACGCCCCGCTGGTACGTGTCGCGCAACCGGGAGGATCGTGCACGAAAGGCGCTCCAGTGGCTGCGCGGTCGCAAGGCGGATGTGGAGCCGGAGCTGAAGGGCATCTCGAAATCGCACCAGGACGCGGAACGGCACGCCTCTAGCAGCGCCATGCTGGATCTGCTCACCAAGGCCAACCTGAAGCCGCTGCTCATTTCGCTCGGGCTGATGTTCTTCCAGCAGCTGTCCGGTATCAATGCGGTCATCTTCTACACGGTGCAGATCTTCCAGAGCGCCGGCTCGACGATCGACGAGAAGCTGTGCACGATCATCGTCGGTGTGGTGAACTTTATCGCCACCTTCATCGCGACCGTGCTGATCGATCGGCTCGGCCGCAAGATACTGCTGTACATCTCGGACGTGGCCATGATCATTACACTCATGACGCTCGGCACGTTCTTCTACATGAAGAACAACGGTGACGATGTGTCCGAGATCGGTTGGTTGCCGCTGGCCGCGTTCGTTGTGTTCGTCGTAGGCTTCTCGCTCGGGTTCGGCCCCATTCCGTGGCTGATGATGGGTGAGATTCTGCCGGGCAAGATTCGCGGTTCGGCCGCGTCCGTTGCGACGGCATTCAACTGGAGCTGCACGTTCGTGGTGACGAAGACGTTCGCTGACATTACCG CTTCCATCGGTAATCACGGTGCATTCTGGATGTTCGGTTCGATCTGTATCGTCGGTCTGCTGTTTGTGATCGTGTACGTGCCGGAGACGCAGGGCAAATCGCTCGAGGACATTGAGCGCAAGATGATGGGTCGCGTGCGGCGCATGAGCTCGGTGGCCAACATCAAGCCGCTGTCGTTCAACATGTAA